A DNA window from Daucus carota subsp. sativus chromosome 3, DH1 v3.0, whole genome shotgun sequence contains the following coding sequences:
- the LOC108213755 gene encoding protein CUP-SHAPED COTYLEDON 3: protein MSCSNGHGSYNLIMHHAAKLNSTDWYFFSFRDRKYATGFRTNRATTSGYWKATGKDRTVVDPGTNSCIVGMRKTLVFYKNRAPNGVKTGWIMHEFRLENPLIPPKEDWVLCRVFYKSKTEINSQLSPQNVYHSEAKFAGAHTFPHSPQIMLPAACNKNNYHLHQITTSQSPAPHHQNPNNLPTVPQLNPNFLHLSHQIHTNHLNEMIMLKSACDEEDPYGFLLNMEFEAESYMGGGMASSVEDMKFEDDCCMPSLIGHCD from the exons ATGTCATGTAGCAATGGCCACGgatcatataatttaattatgcaCC ATGCCGCAAAGCTGAATTCAACAGACTGGTACTTCTTCAGCTTCAGAGACCGCAAGTACGCTACCGGATTCCGAACAAATAGAGCCACCACCTCTGGATACTGGAAAGCCACCGGAAAAGATCGTACAGTGGTGGATCCCGGGACTAATAGTTGCATTGTTGGGATGAGAAAGACTCTGGTCTTCTACAAAAATAGGGCTCCTAATGGCGTCAAAACCGGTTGGATCATGCATGAATTTCGTCTCGAAAATCCTTTAATCCCTCCCAAG GAAGATTGGGTGCTATGCAGAGTCTTTTACAAATCAAAGACAGAAATCAACAGTCAACTAAGCCCACAAAATGTGTATCATTCTGAGGCAAAATTTGCTGGTGCTCACACTTTTCCTCATTCCCCTCAAATTATGCTTCCAGCTGcttgtaataaaaataattatcaccTCCACCAAATCACAACTTCCCAAAGCCCTGCACCTCATCACCAAAACCCTAATAATCTCCCAACAGTTCCACaattaaaccctaatttccTTCATCTTTCTCATCAAATTCACACGAATCATCTCAACGAAATGATCATGCTTAAGTCTGCGTGCGATGAAGAAGATCCTTATGGATTCTTGTTAAACATGGAGTTTGAAGCAGAGAGCTATATGGGAGGTGGAATGGCTTCAAGTGTGGAGGACATGAAATTTGAAGATGACTGCTGCATGCCTTCTCTGATTGGAcattgtgattaa